One window of Bacillota bacterium genomic DNA carries:
- a CDS encoding methionine ABC transporter ATP-binding protein, whose product MLKLENVEKIYGRGANQVQALRGVSLEVMPGEIFGIIGLSGAGKSTLIRCINLLERPQAGRVYIDGVDVTGYKGKSLRQMRRQIGMVFQHFNLLTNRTALRNVTFPMEIAGVPRAERERRALELLSFVGLQDKAHRYPAELSGGEKQRVGIARALACEPRILLCDEPTSALDPETTKSFLALLKDINRRLGLTIVMVTHQMHVVQAVCHRVAVLDKGQVAEVGPVTKVFSDPETEAARRLVKEAAVGA is encoded by the coding sequence ATCCTGAAGCTGGAAAACGTCGAGAAAATTTACGGGCGAGGCGCCAATCAGGTGCAGGCGCTCCGCGGCGTGTCGCTGGAAGTGATGCCCGGCGAGATTTTCGGCATCATCGGCCTCAGCGGCGCCGGCAAGAGCACGCTCATTCGCTGCATCAACCTGTTGGAACGTCCTCAGGCCGGCCGGGTTTACATCGACGGCGTCGACGTCACCGGCTACAAGGGCAAGTCGCTGCGGCAGATGCGGCGCCAGATCGGCATGGTGTTCCAGCACTTCAACCTCCTGACGAACCGGACGGCGCTGCGCAACGTGACGTTTCCCATGGAAATTGCGGGCGTCCCGCGGGCCGAGCGGGAGCGGCGCGCTTTGGAGCTGCTCAGCTTTGTGGGCCTGCAGGACAAGGCGCACCGGTATCCGGCGGAGCTCAGCGGCGGCGAAAAGCAGCGGGTCGGCATCGCGCGGGCGCTGGCCTGCGAGCCGCGCATCCTGCTGTGCGACGAGCCTACCTCCGCGCTGGACCCGGAGACGACCAAGTCGTTCCTCGCGTTGCTGAAGGACATCAACCGGCGGCTGGGCTTGACCATCGTCATGGTGACGCACCAGATGCACGTGGTCCAGGCCGTGTGCCACCGGGTGGCCGTCCTCGACAAGGGGCAAGTCGCGGAAGTGGGCCCCGTGACCAAAGTGTTCAGCGACCCCGAGACGGAGGCGGCGCGCCGCCTCGTGAAGGAGGCTGCCGTCGGTGCTTAA
- a CDS encoding acyl-CoA dehydrogenase yields MEFLLSEEQKQIRAMVRELAREKVAPYAAQWDAQEQFPHELVEVLGGAGLLGLAVPEEYGGAGAPLLTRVVAIEEMAKVDASAALLMAVQDLGMTPILLGASEEQKARWLPKFATGEWLAAFALTEPGAGSDPGSLEMRARRDGDFYVLNGRKVFISNGSVAHGVTVFARTDPESRGPKGISAFFVEKGTPGFTAVPMKGKLGLRASDTAELIFEDCRIPASNRLGAEGEGFQLAMKTLDRSRPNIAAQALGVAQGALDYVIDYVQQRRQFGQPIASFQGVQFLLADMATAVEAARGLTYQAAIRVEEEGKGGARLVTANRYSAMAKMFATDVAMRVTTDAVQLLGGYGIMRDYPVERMMRDAKIFQIYEGTNQIQKIVIARSLLQGAAG; encoded by the coding sequence GTGGAGTTTCTTCTTAGCGAAGAACAGAAGCAGATTCGGGCGATGGTCCGGGAGCTGGCCCGGGAGAAAGTCGCGCCGTACGCGGCCCAATGGGATGCGCAGGAGCAGTTCCCGCACGAGCTGGTGGAGGTGCTCGGCGGCGCGGGGCTCTTGGGACTGGCGGTGCCGGAGGAGTACGGTGGGGCTGGCGCGCCTCTCCTGACGCGCGTGGTGGCCATCGAGGAGATGGCCAAGGTAGACGCCAGCGCGGCGCTGTTAATGGCGGTGCAAGACCTGGGGATGACACCGATCCTTCTCGGCGCGAGCGAGGAGCAGAAAGCCCGGTGGCTGCCCAAGTTCGCGACGGGAGAGTGGCTGGCCGCCTTTGCGCTGACCGAGCCGGGAGCCGGCTCGGACCCTGGGAGCCTTGAGATGCGGGCGCGGCGCGACGGCGACTTCTACGTGCTGAACGGGCGCAAGGTGTTCATCAGCAACGGCTCGGTGGCGCACGGCGTTACCGTTTTCGCCCGGACCGACCCGGAAAGCCGCGGGCCCAAGGGCATCAGCGCCTTTTTCGTGGAAAAGGGCACACCCGGCTTTACCGCCGTGCCCATGAAAGGCAAGCTGGGCCTGCGGGCGTCGGATACCGCGGAGCTCATCTTCGAGGACTGCCGCATCCCCGCGTCCAACCGCCTGGGAGCCGAAGGCGAAGGCTTCCAGCTCGCTATGAAAACGCTGGACCGGTCCCGCCCCAACATCGCGGCCCAGGCGCTGGGCGTGGCGCAGGGCGCCCTCGATTACGTCATCGACTACGTGCAGCAACGGCGCCAGTTCGGGCAGCCCATCGCCTCGTTTCAGGGCGTGCAGTTCCTGCTGGCCGACATGGCGACGGCGGTGGAAGCGGCCCGCGGCCTGACGTACCAGGCAGCCATCCGGGTGGAGGAGGAAGGGAAAGGCGGGGCGCGGCTCGTGACGGCCAACCGGTACTCGGCCATGGCCAAGATGTTCGCGACCGACGTGGCCATGCGGGTGACGACGGACGCGGTGCAGCTTTTGGGCGGCTACGGCATCATGCGGGACTATCCGGTGGAGCGCATGATGCGGGATGCCAAAATTTTTCAGATCTACGAGGGCACTAACCAGATTCAAAAGATCGTCATCGCCCGCAGCTTGCTGCAGGGCGCGGCGGGATGA
- a CDS encoding (Fe-S)-binding protein produces MADAPTREVFWNIRHFWLLYVFFMPVLLSLVFGSWNLARRWRRGRPAERLDNWRERLRGLFRDAVAQEQLRAGDPGAGLFHVLVSVGFVLLFAGTVVVAIHHDLRVPIMQGWFYLIFQSLILDLFGLGAVIGLGIAIWRRYVRRLPRLTHGVWSDGFILGSLMAIMVTGFLVEGIRIVATGDPWAAWSPVGTATGRLLFAAGLRDANAQLLVHRTLWWLHMFLSFAFIAYIPFSKMMHMFTSPAAIFTRNLGNPGKLEPIDLEAMEEGRVLGVRTLTDFTWKDLLDLDACTECGRCQDVCPAYFVGKPLNPKRIILDMQRQMTQEMGRFPWEKGSGEARPIVGTSIDPEAIWSCTTCNACVEACPVEIEHVKKIIDLRRYLVMEEADFPETAQAALQGIEDRGHPFRGTEASRSDWYADLPYVRELSEVGQAEYLYFVGDAVAFNERAQKIARAMAKIMHAAGLDFAVLGGEESNSGDVARRIGNEYLFEMQARQNIETFSRYGVKKIVTTDPHVYHTLRNEYPDYGGRYEVIHHSQLILRLLEEGRLRLAPGALEKVTYHDPCYLGRHNGEYDAPRRVLDALGGERIELARSRERSFCCGAGGGRYFMDDPPGKRINVARAREIAASGAETVCTACPYCLLMLEDGLAAVAAETGGRAVAARDLAELVAEALVAEARDEEALAGGVSS; encoded by the coding sequence ATGGCTGACGCCCCGACCCGCGAAGTGTTTTGGAACATTCGCCATTTCTGGCTGCTGTACGTCTTCTTCATGCCTGTGTTGCTGTCGCTCGTCTTCGGGTCGTGGAACCTGGCGCGGCGGTGGCGGCGGGGCCGGCCGGCGGAGCGGCTGGACAACTGGCGGGAGCGCCTGCGCGGCTTATTCCGCGACGCGGTGGCGCAGGAGCAGCTGCGCGCAGGCGATCCCGGCGCCGGGCTTTTCCACGTGCTGGTGTCGGTAGGGTTCGTTCTGCTCTTTGCCGGCACCGTCGTCGTCGCCATCCACCACGACCTGCGCGTGCCCATCATGCAGGGCTGGTTTTACCTAATCTTTCAGTCGCTCATCCTCGACCTCTTCGGCCTCGGCGCCGTCATCGGCTTAGGTATCGCGATCTGGCGCCGCTACGTCCGCCGCCTGCCTCGGCTTACCCACGGCGTCTGGTCCGACGGCTTCATCCTCGGATCGCTGATGGCCATCATGGTCACCGGATTTCTCGTGGAGGGCATCCGCATCGTCGCCACCGGCGACCCGTGGGCGGCCTGGAGCCCGGTCGGCACCGCTACGGGCCGGCTGCTGTTTGCCGCCGGCTTGAGGGATGCGAACGCCCAGCTCCTCGTTCACCGCACCCTCTGGTGGCTGCACATGTTCCTTTCTTTCGCGTTCATCGCCTACATCCCGTTCAGCAAGATGATGCACATGTTCACCTCGCCGGCGGCCATCTTCACCCGCAACTTGGGCAACCCGGGGAAGCTGGAGCCCATCGACCTGGAGGCCATGGAAGAGGGCCGAGTGCTCGGCGTGCGGACGCTGACCGATTTCACGTGGAAAGACTTGCTCGACCTCGACGCGTGTACCGAGTGCGGCCGCTGTCAGGACGTGTGCCCGGCTTACTTCGTCGGCAAGCCGCTCAATCCGAAACGCATCATTCTGGACATGCAGCGGCAAATGACACAGGAGATGGGGCGCTTCCCGTGGGAGAAGGGGAGCGGTGAGGCGCGGCCCATCGTCGGCACCTCGATTGACCCGGAGGCCATCTGGTCGTGCACGACGTGCAACGCGTGCGTTGAGGCGTGTCCCGTCGAGATCGAGCACGTGAAAAAGATCATCGACTTGCGGCGCTACCTGGTGATGGAGGAGGCGGACTTCCCGGAAACGGCCCAAGCCGCGCTGCAGGGCATCGAAGACCGGGGGCATCCTTTCCGCGGCACCGAGGCGTCCCGCAGCGACTGGTACGCGGACTTGCCGTACGTGCGGGAACTGTCCGAGGTGGGCCAGGCCGAGTACTTGTACTTCGTCGGCGACGCGGTGGCGTTCAACGAGCGGGCCCAGAAGATCGCCCGGGCCATGGCCAAGATCATGCACGCCGCGGGGCTGGACTTCGCAGTGCTGGGCGGAGAGGAGAGCAACAGCGGCGACGTGGCCCGGCGCATCGGCAACGAGTATCTCTTCGAAATGCAGGCGCGGCAAAACATCGAGACGTTCAGCCGCTACGGCGTCAAGAAGATCGTCACCACCGACCCCCACGTGTACCACACTCTGCGCAACGAGTATCCAGACTACGGCGGCCGCTACGAGGTCATCCACCACAGCCAGCTCATCCTGCGGCTGCTGGAGGAAGGGCGGCTGCGGCTCGCGCCGGGCGCGCTGGAGAAAGTGACGTATCACGACCCGTGCTATTTGGGCCGGCACAACGGCGAGTACGACGCGCCGCGGCGGGTGCTGGACGCGCTGGGCGGAGAGCGGATTGAGCTGGCGCGCTCGCGCGAGCGGAGTTTCTGCTGCGGGGCCGGCGGCGGCCGGTACTTTATGGACGACCCGCCGGGCAAGCGCATCAACGTGGCGCGGGCTCGGGAGATCGCGGCGTCGGGTGCGGAAACGGTGTGCACGGCGTGCCCCTACTGCTTGCTGATGCTGGAGGACGGCTTGGCCGCCGTCGCGGCGGAGACGGGGGGCCGCGCGGTTGCGGCGCGGGACTTGGCGGAACTGGTGGCGGAGGCGCTGGTGGCGGAGGCCCGGGACGAGGAGGCGTTGGCCGGTGGAGTTTCTTCTTAG
- a CDS encoding electron transfer flavoprotein subunit beta/FixA family protein: MHIAVCIKQILDPEISPRAFRISPETKRAEQGSASLVPGPFDLNALEVAVQLKESCGAKVTAVTFGPERAQDVLRRALAMGADEALHVVDEAPGREPAVTARVLAAALRMLGKLDLVLCGRQSGEWDDGQVPGLLAAELGWPYVPFVPRLAAAGDGFRLERESDLGVAVVQAPRGVVVSITNAQDNSPRLPKVRDIMLANRKPIRKVTPVELGVEDALQTSWVEVLDLFVPEVVSRCEFIEGDSGAEKAANLVKKLLERKVI, encoded by the coding sequence ATGCACATCGCGGTTTGCATCAAGCAGATTCTGGACCCGGAGATTTCGCCGCGGGCGTTCCGGATTAGCCCTGAGACGAAGCGGGCGGAGCAAGGATCGGCGTCGCTCGTCCCTGGCCCGTTCGACTTGAACGCACTGGAAGTGGCGGTGCAGTTGAAGGAGAGCTGCGGCGCCAAGGTGACCGCCGTGACGTTCGGGCCCGAGAGGGCGCAGGATGTGTTGCGGCGGGCGTTGGCGATGGGCGCGGACGAGGCGCTGCACGTGGTGGACGAGGCGCCGGGGCGCGAGCCCGCGGTGACGGCCCGGGTGCTGGCGGCCGCGCTGCGCATGCTGGGCAAGCTGGACTTGGTCTTGTGCGGGCGCCAGTCCGGCGAGTGGGACGACGGCCAGGTGCCGGGTCTTTTGGCCGCTGAGCTGGGATGGCCGTACGTGCCGTTCGTGCCGCGGCTCGCGGCAGCGGGCGACGGCTTCCGCCTCGAGCGCGAGTCGGACTTGGGCGTGGCGGTGGTGCAGGCCCCGAGAGGCGTCGTCGTAAGCATTACCAACGCGCAAGACAACAGCCCGCGCTTGCCGAAAGTGCGGGACATCATGCTGGCCAACCGCAAGCCTATCCGGAAAGTGACGCCGGTCGAGCTGGGCGTGGAGGACGCCTTGCAAACCTCGTGGGTGGAAGTGCTGGACTTGTTCGTGCCGGAAGTGGTCTCCCGGTGCGAGTTTATTGAAGGCGACAGCGGCGCCGAGAAGGCCGCCAACTTGGTGAAGAAGCTGCTGGAACGGAAGGTGATCTGA
- a CDS encoding TetR/AcrR family transcriptional regulator, with protein MTVAQEGFSSRYEELLETALQLFRQKGYHATSMQDIADGMGLRKASLYHYIAAKEDLLVAIYRRTIAEHTERISAISAGPGPASERLARAIKAHLESIISHADMFAVYLYENRSLPPAHQEAVRAASRDYRRRFEDIIREGIDSGEFKPVDPHVAALLILGACNWLPQWYSPSGRMSTDEITGLFTEVLLRGLMAQREGGAQDAHRGLHQADSGPGDFAAGVPD; from the coding sequence TTGACGGTGGCGCAGGAAGGGTTCTCCAGCCGGTACGAGGAGCTGCTGGAGACGGCGCTGCAGCTGTTTCGGCAAAAGGGCTACCACGCCACCTCCATGCAGGACATCGCCGACGGCATGGGGCTGCGCAAGGCCAGCCTCTACCACTACATCGCCGCCAAGGAAGATTTGCTCGTCGCCATTTACCGCCGTACCATCGCCGAGCACACCGAGCGCATCAGCGCCATCTCGGCCGGCCCCGGCCCCGCTTCGGAGCGGCTCGCGCGAGCCATCAAAGCGCATCTGGAGTCCATCATCTCCCACGCCGACATGTTTGCCGTCTACCTGTACGAAAACCGGTCGCTGCCGCCCGCCCACCAGGAGGCCGTGCGGGCCGCGAGCCGCGACTATCGCCGCCGCTTCGAAGACATCATCCGCGAGGGCATCGACTCCGGGGAATTCAAGCCAGTGGACCCGCACGTGGCGGCGCTGCTCATCCTCGGCGCGTGCAACTGGCTGCCCCAGTGGTATTCGCCCTCCGGAAGAATGTCTACGGACGAGATCACGGGGCTATTCACGGAAGTATTGTTGCGAGGACTGATGGCGCAACGAGAAGGGGGCGCGCAGGATGCACATCGCGGTTTGCATCAAGCAGATTCTGGACCCGGAGATTTCGCCGCGGGCGTTCCGGATTAG
- a CDS encoding long-chain fatty acid--CoA ligase, with protein sequence MAWREGGDGMAADTAGRNRQPAFHWRTTAPRLFFRQAERLGDRVALRHKVLGLWTPVTWRQYAEHVRRLANGLLALGAAKGDRIALIGENRPEWLYADLAIQACGAVSTGIYATNSPEQCLYVLSHAEARFFFVENEEQLDKFLEIEAHVPHVQRVIVMDTEGLRGFRHPKLMSLKELAALGDEHAARFPRALDERIDQIDPGDVALLIYTSGTTGPPKGAMLTHLNVLWTADSLGRANVIRPDEETLSFLPLSHIAQRMVSVYLPLYWGYTVNFCENTDTVLQDMREISPTLLFAVPRIWEKIHSRIELQVQETDWVKRTAYRLAVGAGRRYSSAVERHGRAPLPLRAAYALARLAVLHPLTRRVGLDRVRFAISGAAPISPDVLRYFLSLGVPIREVYGQTEGSGPTTIHQGGRIKPGTVGQPLPGVEVRIADDGEILVRGPNVFKGYYKDPEATARTLVDGWLHSGDVGELDEEGFLRVTDRKKDLFITAGGKNIAPQYIENKLKFSPYIHDAVVVGDGRRYIAALIVIDEENVGQWAQAHKIPYTTYTDLTRNEQVRQLIAAEVAKVNKTLSSPEQVKRFAILPVRLHQEDGDVTPTLKVKRQAVMARFADLVAELYDERGTPARTAAGHSAPSGPAQAIPS encoded by the coding sequence ATGGCCTGGCGCGAGGGGGGCGACGGCATGGCCGCCGACACGGCCGGACGCAATCGGCAGCCCGCGTTTCACTGGCGAACCACCGCCCCACGCCTGTTTTTCCGGCAGGCCGAGCGGCTGGGCGATCGGGTCGCGCTGCGCCACAAGGTGCTGGGCTTGTGGACCCCCGTGACCTGGCGGCAGTACGCCGAACACGTGCGGCGTCTGGCCAACGGTCTGCTGGCCTTAGGCGCGGCCAAAGGCGACCGCATTGCTCTCATCGGCGAAAACCGGCCCGAGTGGCTGTACGCCGACTTGGCGATACAAGCCTGCGGCGCCGTTTCCACGGGCATCTACGCCACCAACAGCCCCGAGCAGTGCCTCTACGTCCTGTCCCACGCCGAGGCGCGGTTCTTCTTCGTAGAAAACGAAGAACAGTTGGACAAGTTCTTGGAAATCGAGGCACACGTGCCCCACGTCCAGCGCGTTATCGTCATGGACACCGAAGGGCTGCGGGGCTTTCGGCACCCCAAGCTGATGAGCCTGAAAGAGCTGGCCGCCCTGGGCGACGAGCACGCCGCCCGCTTCCCCCGCGCGCTAGACGAGCGCATTGACCAGATCGACCCCGGCGACGTGGCGCTGCTCATTTACACATCGGGCACCACGGGCCCGCCCAAAGGCGCCATGCTCACCCACCTCAACGTGCTTTGGACGGCAGACTCGCTGGGCCGGGCCAACGTCATCCGGCCCGACGAGGAAACGCTGTCATTCCTGCCGCTCTCGCACATCGCCCAGCGCATGGTGTCGGTCTACCTGCCCTTGTATTGGGGCTACACCGTCAATTTCTGCGAAAACACGGACACCGTGCTGCAGGACATGCGGGAGATCTCGCCCACGCTGCTCTTCGCGGTGCCCCGCATTTGGGAAAAGATCCACTCCCGCATCGAACTGCAAGTCCAGGAAACGGACTGGGTCAAGCGGACCGCCTACCGGCTGGCCGTCGGCGCCGGGAGACGCTACAGCTCGGCCGTCGAGCGGCACGGCCGCGCACCGCTGCCGCTCCGGGCGGCGTACGCCTTGGCGCGGCTGGCCGTGCTGCACCCGCTCACCCGCCGCGTGGGCCTCGACCGGGTCCGCTTCGCCATCTCCGGCGCCGCGCCCATCAGCCCCGACGTGCTGCGCTACTTCCTAAGCCTGGGCGTGCCGATCCGGGAAGTGTACGGGCAGACCGAGGGGTCGGGACCCACGACGATTCACCAAGGGGGCCGCATCAAGCCGGGAACGGTCGGGCAGCCGCTGCCGGGCGTCGAGGTGCGCATCGCCGACGACGGCGAGATCCTCGTCCGGGGCCCCAACGTTTTCAAAGGCTACTACAAGGACCCCGAAGCCACCGCGCGGACGTTGGTCGACGGCTGGCTCCATTCGGGCGACGTGGGCGAGCTCGACGAAGAAGGCTTCCTGCGCGTCACCGACCGCAAGAAGGACCTCTTTATCACCGCCGGCGGCAAGAACATCGCGCCTCAGTACATCGAAAACAAGCTCAAGTTCAGCCCCTACATCCACGACGCGGTCGTCGTCGGCGACGGCCGCCGCTACATTGCGGCGCTGATCGTCATCGACGAGGAAAACGTGGGCCAGTGGGCCCAGGCGCACAAGATCCCCTACACGACGTACACCGATCTCACCCGCAACGAACAGGTACGGCAGCTCATCGCGGCCGAGGTGGCCAAGGTCAACAAGACGCTGTCCAGCCCCGAGCAGGTCAAACGCTTCGCCATCTTGCCCGTGCGGCTCCATCAGGAAGACGGCGACGTCACACCCACGCTGAAGGTCAAGCGGCAAGCGGTCATGGCGCGCTTCGCCGACTTGGTGGCGGAGTTGTACGACGAGCGCGGAACGCCGGCGCGGACGGCCGCCGGGCACTCGGCTCCTTCCGGCCCGGCGCAAGCCATCCCGTCGTGA
- a CDS encoding long-chain fatty acid--CoA ligase (activates fatty acids by binding to coenzyme A) has protein sequence MSLGARPWTKFYPDGVPESLSYPEESLALPLLRQAQAHPDRSAMIYFNRHVSYRQLLDEVQRVAGALRALGVRKGDRVAVMLPNTPQCVVAYYAVLWLGATVVMVNPLYTPRELEIQLKDSGATHIIALDVVYPRIVQAQAAASLQHVILTSLNEYMPAPLRWLFPLVARRRGLSANVPKNADIIRWPKLLHHEPLPEPAPVDAKEDVAVLQYTGGTTGTPKGAMLTHFNLYANCVQIEAWLNRMRGREVRVLAALPFFHVYGLTTVLNYAVFGGGTMILVPRFEVNDVLKLIQRHKPHIFPGAPTMYVAIINHPGVAKLDLSSIEACVSGAAPLPVEVQTKFEELTGGRLVEGYGLTEASPVTHANPLWGYRKTGSIGVPWPDTDCRIVDPETGEDVPPGHPGELLVRGPQVMKGYWNKPEETAAVLKDGWLHTGDIATMDEDGFFYIVDRKKDVIIASGFNIYPREVEEVLYAHPAVKEAAVIGVPDPYRGETVKAFVVLKEGQHATADELIRHCRQHLAAYKVPREIEFRSELPKTLVGKVLRRVLREEEERRRTAAG, from the coding sequence GTGTCGCTCGGTGCTCGACCGTGGACGAAGTTTTACCCGGACGGGGTGCCGGAGTCGCTGTCGTATCCGGAAGAGTCGCTGGCGCTGCCTTTGCTGCGGCAGGCGCAGGCGCACCCGGACCGCTCGGCCATGATTTACTTCAACCGCCACGTCTCGTACCGGCAGCTGCTGGACGAGGTGCAGCGGGTGGCCGGGGCGCTGAGGGCCCTCGGGGTGCGCAAGGGAGATCGGGTAGCCGTCATGCTGCCCAACACACCCCAGTGCGTCGTCGCCTACTACGCCGTCTTGTGGCTGGGCGCCACCGTCGTCATGGTCAACCCGCTGTATACGCCGCGGGAGCTCGAGATTCAGCTCAAAGACAGCGGCGCGACGCACATCATCGCGCTGGATGTCGTCTACCCGCGCATCGTGCAAGCGCAGGCCGCCGCCAGCCTGCAGCACGTCATTCTCACCAGCCTGAACGAATACATGCCGGCGCCGTTGCGGTGGCTGTTCCCACTGGTGGCCCGCCGCCGGGGCCTGAGCGCCAACGTGCCCAAGAACGCCGACATCATCCGCTGGCCGAAGCTGCTGCACCACGAGCCGCTGCCGGAACCCGCGCCGGTGGACGCCAAGGAAGATGTGGCCGTGCTGCAGTATACCGGCGGCACCACGGGCACGCCCAAAGGGGCCATGCTGACCCACTTCAACCTGTACGCCAACTGCGTGCAAATCGAGGCCTGGCTCAACCGCATGCGCGGCCGGGAAGTCCGCGTGCTGGCGGCCCTTCCCTTCTTCCACGTGTACGGACTGACCACCGTGCTCAACTACGCTGTCTTCGGCGGCGGCACCATGATTCTCGTGCCGCGCTTTGAAGTCAACGACGTGCTGAAGCTGATCCAGCGGCACAAGCCTCACATTTTCCCGGGCGCACCGACCATGTACGTGGCCATCATCAACCATCCCGGCGTCGCCAAGCTGGACCTCAGCTCCATCGAGGCGTGCGTCAGCGGCGCGGCGCCGCTGCCCGTGGAGGTGCAGACAAAGTTTGAAGAGCTCACCGGCGGCCGGCTGGTGGAAGGGTACGGCCTCACCGAAGCGTCGCCCGTCACCCACGCCAATCCGTTGTGGGGGTACCGCAAGACCGGCAGCATCGGCGTGCCGTGGCCTGACACCGACTGCCGCATCGTGGACCCCGAGACGGGCGAGGACGTGCCGCCGGGCCATCCCGGAGAGCTGCTCGTGCGCGGGCCGCAGGTGATGAAGGGCTACTGGAACAAGCCGGAGGAAACCGCGGCCGTGCTCAAGGACGGTTGGCTGCACACGGGCGACATCGCCACGATGGACGAAGACGGCTTCTTCTACATCGTCGACCGCAAGAAAGACGTCATCATCGCCAGCGGCTTCAACATCTACCCGCGGGAAGTCGAGGAGGTGCTGTACGCGCACCCGGCCGTCAAGGAAGCCGCGGTCATCGGCGTGCCCGATCCGTATCGCGGCGAGACGGTGAAAGCCTTTGTGGTGCTGAAAGAAGGTCAGCACGCTACGGCCGACGAGCTCATCCGGCACTGCCGCCAGCACCTGGCCGCCTACAAAGTGCCGCGGGAGATCGAGTTCCGCAGTGAGCTGCCCAAGACGCTGGTGGGCAAAGTGCTGCGCCGCGTCTTGCGCGAAGAGGAAGAACGCCGCCGGACCGCCGCGGGCTGA